A section of the Gloeobacter violaceus PCC 7421 genome encodes:
- the glmS gene encoding glutamine--fructose-6-phosphate transaminase (isomerizing) encodes MCGIVGYIGGRTALPFLVDGLKRLEYRGYDSAGIATVGESGLELVRAKGKLHNLEEKLNGVAQSTGTVGIGHTRWATHGKPEEHNAHPHTDASGRLAVIQNGIIENYAELRLGLKERGCLFKSETDTEVIPHLIACRLAGHSLLEAVLAAVVELKGAFAIAVVSADFPDELIVVRQQAPLVIGFGEGENYFASDVPAIVSHTTRVLTLQDGECARLTRDEVQIHDFSGARLRRTPRSLNWNPSLVEKRGFRHFMLKEIHEQPGVIRDTLEDRIGDATGPIRLGLSSDLFADLERIYIIACGTSWHASLVGKYLIEELAGIPTEVNYASEFRYCPPPLNARTLVIGVSQSGETGDTNAALTAAKARGVRLLGITNRPESSLGALVGELIDTRAGMEIGVAATKTFTAQLVAFYLLALHLAHLRGTQSGERIREILVGLQQLPAQIEGILDTQERYITELAREFDATRDFIFIGRGLNYPIALEGALKLKEISYIHAEGYPAGEMKHGPIALLDSEVPVVAIAVPGKVYEKTLSNAQEAKARDARLIGVAPLDEPAAVETFDQILPVPVVDEILSPILTVVPLQLLAYHIAARRGLDVDQPRNLAKSVTVE; translated from the coding sequence ATGTGCGGAATCGTGGGCTACATCGGCGGACGGACGGCTTTGCCTTTTCTGGTCGATGGTTTGAAACGGCTTGAGTACCGCGGCTACGACTCGGCGGGAATCGCCACGGTCGGCGAGTCGGGCCTGGAGTTGGTGCGCGCCAAGGGCAAACTGCACAATCTCGAAGAAAAACTCAACGGTGTAGCGCAGTCCACCGGCACCGTCGGCATCGGCCACACCCGCTGGGCCACCCACGGCAAGCCCGAGGAGCACAACGCCCACCCCCACACCGACGCGAGCGGCCGACTGGCAGTCATCCAGAACGGCATCATCGAGAACTACGCCGAACTGCGCCTTGGGCTCAAGGAGCGCGGCTGTCTATTTAAGTCCGAGACCGACACCGAGGTGATCCCGCACCTGATTGCCTGCCGCCTGGCCGGGCACAGCCTTTTGGAGGCGGTGCTCGCGGCGGTGGTCGAATTGAAGGGCGCTTTTGCAATCGCCGTGGTGAGCGCCGATTTTCCGGACGAACTGATCGTCGTCCGCCAGCAGGCGCCTCTGGTGATTGGTTTTGGCGAGGGGGAGAACTATTTCGCCAGCGACGTTCCGGCGATTGTCTCCCACACCACCCGCGTGCTTACCCTCCAAGACGGCGAATGTGCCCGCCTCACCCGCGACGAGGTCCAGATCCACGACTTTTCGGGAGCGCGGCTACGCCGCACCCCGCGCTCGCTCAACTGGAACCCGAGCCTGGTTGAAAAGCGCGGCTTTCGCCACTTCATGCTCAAAGAAATTCACGAGCAACCCGGCGTCATCCGCGACACGCTCGAAGACCGCATCGGTGACGCGACCGGTCCCATCCGCCTGGGCCTGTCGAGCGACCTGTTTGCCGACCTGGAGCGCATCTATATCATCGCCTGCGGCACCAGCTGGCACGCTTCGCTGGTGGGCAAATATCTTATCGAAGAACTGGCGGGCATTCCGACCGAGGTCAACTACGCCTCGGAGTTTCGCTACTGCCCGCCGCCTTTGAACGCTCGCACCCTGGTCATCGGTGTGAGCCAATCGGGCGAGACGGGGGACACCAACGCGGCCTTGACGGCGGCGAAGGCCAGGGGTGTGCGCCTTCTGGGCATCACCAACCGCCCCGAGAGTTCTTTGGGCGCGCTGGTGGGCGAACTCATCGACACCCGCGCCGGTATGGAAATCGGCGTAGCCGCCACTAAGACCTTTACGGCTCAACTGGTCGCTTTCTATTTGCTGGCCCTGCATCTGGCCCACCTGCGGGGCACCCAGTCAGGCGAGCGCATCCGGGAGATCCTCGTCGGCCTACAGCAGTTGCCGGCCCAGATCGAGGGGATTCTCGACACCCAGGAGCGCTATATCACCGAGCTTGCCCGCGAATTCGACGCGACCCGCGACTTTATCTTCATCGGCCGTGGCCTCAATTACCCCATCGCTCTCGAAGGCGCCCTCAAGCTCAAAGAAATCTCCTACATCCACGCCGAAGGCTATCCGGCGGGCGAAATGAAGCACGGCCCGATTGCGCTGCTCGACAGCGAAGTGCCGGTGGTGGCCATCGCGGTGCCGGGCAAAGTCTACGAGAAGACCCTCTCCAACGCCCAGGAAGCCAAAGCCCGCGACGCGCGGCTGATTGGCGTGGCCCCCCTCGACGAACCGGCCGCCGTCGAGACGTTCGATCAGATCTTGCCGGTGCCGGTGGTCGATGAGATTCTTTCGCCGATATTGACGGTCGTGCCTTTGCAATTGCTTGCCTACCACATCGCCGCCCGCCGCGGTCTCGACGTGGACCAGCCGAGAAATTTGGCCAAATCGGTCACAGTGGAATAG
- the iscX gene encoding Fe-S cluster assembly protein IscX, whose translation MKLTWQDSEEIALALLAAHPKVDPLAVRFTDLHRWVTELADFSDDPKQSNEGILEAIQMAWYEEFRDQ comes from the coding sequence ATGAAGCTCACCTGGCAAGACAGCGAAGAGATTGCCCTCGCTCTTCTGGCGGCCCATCCCAAGGTCGACCCGCTCGCGGTGCGCTTTACCGACCTGCACCGCTGGGTCACCGAACTCGCGGATTTTAGCGACGACCCAAAACAATCGAACGAAGGCATACTCGAAGCAATCCAGATGGCCTGGTATGAAGAGTTTCGAGATCAGTAG
- a CDS encoding GNAT family N-acetyltransferase — MKSFEISSEQASGVPLTVRAAGAEDAGRVAAILAECFHPVEGPVGFLQPWIQASLKGELANRLRTPPAFYSCLVAMVNEHPVGTVEVAMRGLPQPWWIPSFGVRDRLAYVSNLAVSPAFRRRGVARGLLVEVEHLVRRWNQATVNLHVMEHNQGALRLYRSLGYRLERSEQEWPFFGPRKLLLEKRLGP; from the coding sequence ATGAAGAGTTTCGAGATCAGTAGCGAGCAGGCGAGCGGGGTACCATTGACCGTCCGGGCGGCCGGTGCCGAGGATGCCGGGCGGGTGGCGGCCATCCTGGCCGAGTGCTTCCATCCGGTAGAGGGGCCGGTGGGCTTTTTGCAGCCCTGGATCCAGGCGAGCCTCAAGGGAGAACTGGCCAATCGCCTGCGTACGCCGCCCGCCTTTTACAGCTGCCTGGTGGCCATGGTGAACGAACACCCGGTGGGTACAGTCGAGGTGGCCATGCGTGGCCTGCCCCAACCGTGGTGGATACCCAGCTTCGGGGTGCGTGACCGTCTCGCCTACGTCTCCAATCTGGCGGTGAGCCCCGCTTTTCGCCGCCGCGGCGTTGCCCGCGGCCTGCTGGTCGAAGTCGAACATCTGGTGCGCCGCTGGAACCAGGCCACGGTCAATTTGCACGTCATGGAGCATAACCAGGGCGCTTTGCGACTTTACCGTTCGCTAGGTTATCGGCTGGAGCGCAGCGAGCAGGAATGGCCATTTTTCGGCCCGCGCAAGCTGCTGCTCGAAAAACGCCTCGGGCCTTGA
- a CDS encoding histidine decarboxylase: MSTAGIRASVADELVTYGLSLDIHKRNHLGYPFCLKYDHAEQLAETIQDQRYTLINIGDPFSSPIYQISSLEYERQVLGFFAELFGLDRQPRPWWGYIGSCGTEGNLYGLLLGRLAQPEGILYFSEAAHYSVGKAARMFRMPYRKVRSQASGEMDYAHLAEIVESGQPVIINLTLGTTFTGAVDEIGRTVEALTGRGIGLDQVYIHVDAALGGMIACYIRPELISFDWPIGSLAISGHKFIGCPHPCGVVLTYKETADRFSSEISAEVEYIGSTDLTIMGSRNGHTPLYLWAEIQRRKSTFHLEAEAIVDKARFLHQKLSDQGLPALLNPLSSTVVFPRPPQPVIAKYQLAVQVDQAHAVIMQQHSYELLEEFAGVLGTCLG, encoded by the coding sequence ATGAGTACGGCCGGTATTCGCGCGAGTGTTGCAGATGAATTAGTGACCTACGGTCTTTCCCTGGATATCCACAAGCGCAACCACCTCGGGTACCCTTTCTGTCTGAAGTACGACCATGCCGAACAGCTAGCCGAGACAATCCAGGACCAGCGCTACACCCTCATCAACATCGGTGATCCATTCAGTTCGCCCATATACCAGATCAGCAGCCTTGAGTACGAGCGGCAGGTGCTGGGCTTCTTTGCCGAACTCTTCGGGCTCGACCGGCAGCCGCGGCCCTGGTGGGGATACATTGGCAGTTGTGGGACCGAGGGCAACCTATACGGACTGCTGCTGGGCCGCCTCGCCCAGCCCGAAGGGATCTTATACTTCTCCGAGGCCGCCCACTACTCGGTCGGAAAAGCTGCCCGCATGTTCCGCATGCCCTACCGCAAGGTCCGTTCCCAGGCAAGCGGCGAAATGGACTATGCTCACCTGGCCGAGATCGTCGAGTCGGGGCAGCCCGTCATCATCAACTTGACCCTGGGGACGACGTTTACCGGTGCGGTGGACGAGATTGGCCGCACTGTTGAGGCCCTGACTGGTAGGGGCATTGGCCTCGATCAGGTTTATATCCATGTCGACGCTGCCCTCGGCGGGATGATCGCCTGCTACATCAGGCCCGAACTGATTAGTTTCGACTGGCCGATCGGTTCGCTCGCCATCTCCGGGCACAAGTTTATCGGCTGTCCTCACCCCTGCGGTGTGGTGCTCACCTACAAAGAGACGGCCGACCGGTTCAGCTCTGAGATCAGCGCCGAGGTTGAATACATCGGCTCGACGGATCTGACGATCATGGGCTCCCGAAATGGCCATACGCCTCTGTACCTGTGGGCAGAAATCCAGCGCCGAAAAAGCACCTTCCACCTTGAAGCTGAAGCGATAGTCGATAAGGCTCGGTTCCTGCACCAGAAGCTAAGTGACCAAGGGCTCCCGGCGCTGCTCAATCCTCTTTCGAGCACGGTCGTTTTCCCGCGTCCCCCGCAGCCGGTCATCGCGAAATATCAACTTGCCGTCCAGGTGGACCAGGCTCACGCGGTGATCATGCAACAGCACAGCTACGAGCTTCTAGAAGAGTTCGCCGGGGTGCTGGGCACTTGCCTAGGTTGA
- a CDS encoding iron-containing alcohol dehydrogenase, with amino-acid sequence MRNFSFRNPVKILFGRGQIAEIAHEIPPDAKVLMTYGGGSIKTNGVYDQVKAALARHRVVEFGGIKPNPHYETLMHAVQVAKEERIDFLLAVGGGSVLDGTKFIGIKHVVRNVLSVRKPSL; translated from the coding sequence ATGCGTAACTTCAGCTTCCGAAACCCGGTGAAGATCCTATTTGGAAGGGGGCAGATCGCCGAGATCGCCCATGAGATTCCACCGGACGCTAAGGTTTTGATGACCTACGGTGGGGGCAGCATCAAGACCAACGGTGTGTACGATCAGGTGAAGGCTGCTCTCGCCAGGCATCGGGTAGTTGAGTTCGGCGGCATTAAGCCCAATCCCCACTACGAAACTTTAATGCACGCCGTTCAAGTCGCGAAGGAGGAGCGCATCGATTTCTTGCTCGCGGTGGGCGGCGGCTCAGTGCTGGACGGTACCAAGTTCATCGGAATCAAGCACGTCGTCCGCAACGTATTGTCAGTTAGGAAACCAAGCTTGTAA
- a CDS encoding pyridoxal phosphate-dependent decarboxylase family protein: MQPPELQAPLQTQESRCPQPPFEHLFLSGAEAGTAAYRQAVSTATDILVRFALQPQPYRGASPQELAAVLAGDPCPEAGLPTREVLERVEELVVQHSVKVTHPDCIAHLHCPPLIPALAAEMVVSATNQSLDSWDQSPAATIVEQQIVQWLCRLYFAQAGDGTFTSGGTQSNFMGLLLARDHYALTHLDWNCEERGLPPGAERLRILCSQAAHFTVQKSAGLLGLGRASVVPVGPDSDYRLRGVAVERAIADLRRDGLSPIALVATAGTTDLGSIDAMAELAIVARTHGLWLHADAAVGGALALSEHHRGLLAGIEAADSITVDFHKLFYQPISCGAFLVRNRRAFEVLRLHADCLNPEGTEEAGIPDLVIKSVLTTRRFDALKLYICLQALGRREFARLVESTMELARATATIIEHDPELELACYPAINAVVFRYAPEGLSAFELDSINKTVQATLLRRGRAVVARTRLKDRVQLKFTLLNPLTTVDHIRGLLQEIKAIGRAEAARGVAADPASTVSCLAPNSPMLNL, from the coding sequence ATGCAGCCACCCGAATTACAAGCACCGCTCCAGACTCAAGAATCGCGCTGCCCACAGCCGCCCTTTGAGCATCTGTTTCTATCTGGGGCTGAGGCGGGCACTGCTGCCTACCGGCAGGCAGTCTCGACTGCCACCGATATCCTCGTGCGCTTCGCTCTCCAGCCGCAGCCGTACCGGGGGGCTAGCCCTCAGGAACTGGCAGCAGTTCTGGCAGGCGACCCCTGTCCGGAAGCGGGCCTGCCGACTCGCGAAGTCCTCGAACGGGTCGAGGAACTGGTCGTACAGCACTCGGTCAAGGTGACCCATCCTGACTGCATCGCCCACCTGCACTGTCCGCCGTTGATCCCGGCCCTCGCAGCGGAGATGGTGGTGAGCGCTACCAATCAGTCCCTCGACTCCTGGGACCAGAGCCCGGCAGCGACGATCGTCGAGCAGCAAATCGTACAGTGGCTCTGCCGGTTGTACTTCGCCCAGGCGGGCGACGGTACCTTCACGAGTGGAGGTACTCAGTCCAACTTCATGGGCCTGCTCCTGGCCAGGGACCACTATGCACTCACACACCTGGACTGGAACTGCGAGGAACGGGGCCTGCCGCCGGGGGCGGAGCGTCTGCGCATTCTCTGTTCGCAGGCGGCCCACTTCACCGTGCAGAAGTCCGCAGGACTTTTGGGCCTGGGCCGCGCCTCCGTCGTCCCTGTCGGGCCGGACTCGGACTACCGCCTCCGCGGCGTTGCCGTCGAGCGGGCCATTGCCGACTTGCGGCGCGACGGGCTCTCGCCCATCGCCCTGGTAGCTACCGCTGGGACCACCGACCTCGGCAGCATCGACGCCATGGCAGAACTGGCGATAGTCGCCCGTACCCACGGCCTCTGGCTGCATGCCGACGCCGCGGTCGGCGGGGCACTCGCCTTGAGCGAGCACCACCGCGGTCTCCTCGCGGGTATCGAGGCTGCCGACTCCATCACCGTGGACTTCCATAAACTGTTCTACCAGCCCATCAGTTGTGGGGCATTTCTAGTTCGCAACCGGCGGGCTTTCGAGGTTCTAAGGCTCCACGCCGACTGCCTCAACCCCGAAGGCACCGAGGAAGCGGGCATCCCTGACCTTGTCATCAAGTCTGTCCTGACCACCCGCCGCTTCGACGCTCTCAAACTCTACATCTGCCTCCAGGCGCTTGGTCGGCGCGAGTTCGCCCGCCTTGTCGAGTCGACGATGGAACTGGCCCGGGCGACTGCAACCATCATCGAGCACGACCCGGAACTGGAACTGGCCTGCTACCCGGCTATCAATGCCGTGGTCTTCCGCTACGCTCCAGAGGGGCTATCTGCCTTTGAACTCGATTCGATCAATAAAACCGTCCAGGCGACCCTGCTGCGAAGGGGAAGGGCCGTCGTTGCCCGGACCCGGCTCAAAGACCGGGTCCAGCTGAAGTTCACCTTGCTCAACCCCCTGACCACGGTCGACCATATCCGCGGTCTGCTTCAGGAAATCAAGGCCATCGGCAGGGCAGAGGCTGCCCGGGGCGTAGCAGCGGACCCGGCGAGCACTGTATCTTGTCTAGCGCCAAATAGCCCAATGCTGAATCTCTAA
- a CDS encoding aspartate aminotransferase family protein: protein MRELLQGPGVENPPASSGPYLQRQAQRESNARSYPRRIPFAFKKAEGVYLTSVEGKQYIDCLAGAGALPLGHNHPVAIQAIQTVIRGKFPLLTLDLPTPLKDRFVDELFACLPAEFARNARIQFCSPAGTDAVEAALKLVKTATARRGILSFQGAYHGMSHGSLSLTGNLAAKVVPNLMPEVQFLPYPYELRCPFGLGGEVGYRTGLHYIENLLKDPEGGVPSPAGIILEVVQGEGGVIPAPDEWLRGLRRITQEQQIPLIVDEIQTGFGRTGKLFAFEHSGIVPDVLLLSKAIGGGLPLAVVVYRESLDRWQPGAHAGTFRGNQLAMATGLATLRHILEHRLWEHAQVMGERLLTHLHQIRSSWIGEVRGRGLMLGVEIVDPTGEPDYRGIAPHAGAMARRIQAECLERGVIVEVGGRDGSVVRFLPPLIVTDSQIDTIAEVFHDAVHAATRITSTAPDSRIALPTAAL, encoded by the coding sequence ATGCGCGAGCTTTTGCAAGGTCCTGGAGTCGAAAACCCACCAGCGTCATCAGGTCCTTACTTACAGCGGCAGGCCCAGCGCGAATCCAACGCCCGCAGTTATCCCCGACGTATCCCATTCGCTTTCAAGAAGGCCGAGGGGGTCTACCTGACAAGTGTCGAGGGCAAGCAATACATCGACTGCCTGGCCGGAGCCGGGGCGCTTCCGTTAGGACACAACCACCCGGTTGCTATTCAAGCCATCCAAACCGTGATCCGGGGTAAGTTCCCCCTGCTCACGCTCGACTTGCCCACTCCCCTCAAAGACCGATTCGTCGATGAACTCTTCGCCTGCCTGCCTGCCGAGTTTGCTCGCAACGCCCGGATCCAGTTTTGTAGCCCCGCCGGCACCGATGCCGTCGAGGCTGCCCTGAAGCTTGTGAAAACGGCCACTGCACGACGCGGCATCCTCTCGTTCCAGGGGGCCTACCACGGCATGTCCCACGGCTCGCTCAGCCTGACGGGCAACCTGGCAGCCAAGGTCGTGCCGAACCTGATGCCTGAGGTGCAGTTCCTACCCTATCCCTACGAGTTGCGCTGTCCCTTCGGCCTGGGCGGTGAAGTCGGCTACCGCACGGGCCTGCACTACATCGAGAACTTGCTCAAAGACCCCGAGGGCGGCGTCCCTTCCCCGGCAGGGATCATCCTGGAGGTGGTGCAGGGCGAAGGGGGGGTGATTCCTGCCCCGGACGAGTGGCTGCGAGGGTTGCGCCGGATCACCCAGGAGCAGCAAATCCCCTTGATCGTAGACGAGATCCAGACGGGCTTTGGCCGGACGGGTAAACTCTTTGCCTTCGAGCACAGCGGCATTGTTCCAGATGTGCTCCTGCTCTCGAAGGCGATCGGTGGTGGTCTACCCCTGGCGGTAGTGGTCTACCGCGAATCCCTCGACCGCTGGCAACCTGGAGCCCACGCGGGCACGTTCCGGGGGAACCAGTTGGCTATGGCGACGGGCCTTGCTACCCTGCGTCACATTCTGGAGCACCGACTGTGGGAGCATGCCCAGGTGATGGGCGAGCGACTCCTCACCCACCTGCACCAGATCCGCAGCAGTTGGATTGGCGAAGTGCGGGGGCGGGGGCTGATGCTTGGGGTCGAAATCGTCGACCCAACGGGTGAGCCCGACTACCGGGGCATTGCCCCCCATGCAGGAGCGATGGCGCGAAGGATCCAGGCCGAGTGCCTGGAGCGCGGAGTCATCGTCGAAGTGGGCGGGCGCGACGGCAGCGTCGTGCGCTTCCTGCCGCCGCTCATCGTCACCGACAGCCAGATAGACACAATAGCCGAGGTATTCCACGATGCAGTCCATGCAGCCACCCGAATTACAAGCACCGCTCCAGACTCAAGAATCGCGCTGCCCACAGCCGCCCTTTGA
- a CDS encoding RNA polymerase sigma factor: MPNESPAASPVARLRWRSRAEVLEELTLQLQPVLQQWHQLRRDMLLDEQQRAEQLHQLERQMRQAGLPRFHRLLREVCRAYCSGRRTQGAEPGFEAEVFAEEVLLLVHERLPQFDPRLASFSTWLAKHVFLKIYRDLQRSYNPTWAQSRPSTAMGLRQHRQAFAIARAQSLDAPARAGADNDDPFTLQEILSSVDNAAEKALLEEYCRERFLQAVLGLSEADQLLLERVHLRGEAKQDVARSLGRTPGRISQKLGEIYRRLAGVLGAQFLEECDGTGFCAALHERVADRPKAGCEAQLERLSQNVPRLLSSSGWTGASAGPPVEPDAEEERLWTHLMALPSPPPPLSLMLMLSTAAVAVAAMVTLAIVRPPGAPVPPPSKLLVARPPERSSASHRSPGSTPASGVPQPTVRTVEAPSRKAAGPARPSRGLGGTDRPQKAPPVSQPASTPALPQTVPVPTPTPNILAGKPPADTGIPAGSAGAAHPQTLPAPQEQILRSSRSGAAAVVAAYGRDLCQALQVAGHWPPGAAQPAVLEITLIAGVKGTRLVQPPRTVVSGGPALDGALLAALTALEGVGWPAWPGASERQLRILVIYDSDRGQLSCQAEAVPRDDGRFGSK; this comes from the coding sequence ATGCCGAACGAAAGTCCCGCTGCGTCCCCGGTGGCGCGGTTGCGCTGGCGGTCCAGAGCGGAGGTGTTGGAAGAACTGACGCTGCAGCTGCAGCCGGTATTGCAGCAATGGCACCAGCTACGCCGCGACATGCTGCTCGATGAGCAGCAGCGGGCCGAGCAGCTGCACCAACTGGAGCGGCAGATGCGCCAGGCAGGTCTCCCCCGTTTCCACCGGCTGCTGCGCGAAGTCTGCCGCGCTTACTGCAGTGGTCGCCGGACCCAGGGTGCCGAGCCCGGTTTCGAGGCAGAAGTCTTCGCAGAAGAAGTGTTGCTGCTGGTGCACGAGCGCCTGCCCCAATTCGATCCGCGCCTGGCGAGCTTTTCCACCTGGTTGGCCAAGCACGTGTTCCTGAAGATTTACCGGGATCTGCAGCGCAGTTACAACCCCACCTGGGCACAATCCAGGCCGAGCACTGCGATGGGGCTGCGGCAGCACCGGCAGGCTTTTGCGATCGCCCGCGCCCAATCGCTCGACGCTCCGGCCCGAGCAGGAGCCGACAACGACGACCCATTTACTCTGCAGGAGATATTGAGTTCGGTGGACAACGCCGCAGAAAAAGCACTGTTGGAGGAGTACTGTCGGGAGCGCTTCCTGCAGGCGGTGCTCGGGTTGAGCGAGGCGGACCAGCTGCTGCTGGAGCGCGTCCATCTGCGGGGGGAAGCCAAACAGGATGTAGCCCGCTCCCTGGGACGCACGCCGGGGCGCATTTCCCAGAAGCTCGGTGAGATTTATCGGCGGTTGGCCGGGGTGTTGGGGGCTCAGTTTCTCGAGGAGTGCGACGGCACCGGCTTTTGTGCCGCTTTGCACGAACGGGTTGCCGACAGGCCCAAAGCCGGCTGCGAGGCGCAGCTGGAGCGGCTGTCCCAGAATGTGCCCCGGCTGCTCTCCAGCAGCGGGTGGACAGGGGCAAGCGCGGGACCGCCGGTGGAACCGGACGCCGAAGAGGAACGATTGTGGACCCATCTAATGGCACTGCCGTCCCCTCCCCCGCCGTTGTCGCTGATGCTGATGCTGTCCACGGCGGCGGTGGCGGTGGCGGCGATGGTCACCCTGGCAATTGTGCGGCCGCCAGGAGCACCAGTACCGCCACCCTCCAAACTACTGGTCGCCCGGCCGCCCGAACGTTCGTCCGCTTCCCATCGGTCTCCCGGGTCGACTCCAGCTTCCGGCGTGCCGCAGCCGACAGTTAGAACAGTCGAGGCACCGTCGCGCAAAGCGGCTGGTCCCGCTCGGCCGTCGCGCGGCTTGGGTGGGACCGACCGGCCACAGAAAGCTCCGCCCGTATCTCAGCCAGCTTCGACGCCTGCACTGCCGCAAACGGTGCCCGTCCCCACCCCGACCCCTAACATACTGGCCGGCAAGCCGCCCGCCGACACCGGCATTCCCGCCGGTTCGGCAGGAGCCGCCCATCCGCAAACGCTGCCTGCCCCGCAAGAACAGATCCTCCGAAGCAGCCGCAGCGGTGCAGCAGCCGTTGTGGCTGCCTACGGCCGCGACCTCTGTCAGGCTTTGCAGGTGGCCGGCCACTGGCCGCCCGGCGCTGCGCAGCCGGCGGTGCTGGAAATTACGCTTATTGCCGGAGTGAAGGGCACGCGCTTGGTGCAACCTCCTCGCACGGTTGTCTCGGGTGGTCCGGCACTCGACGGTGCCTTGCTCGCGGCGCTCACGGCACTGGAGGGCGTGGGGTGGCCCGCCTGGCCGGGGGCGAGCGAGCGGCAGTTGCGCATTTTGGTGATTTACGACAGCGACAGGGGGCAGTTGAGTTGCCAGGCCGAAGCTGTCCCACGAGACGATGGGCGGTTCGGCAGCAAATGA